From Pseudanabaena sp. PCC 6802, one genomic window encodes:
- a CDS encoding DUF2808 domain-containing protein, translating to MLKRLIYATVSTLALLTSVPALQAEDVSSSPKATQIIHSSAIPNNAGAPRPTYHFEIRVGGGSLSQMTIDIPEEVAIGEIEVKSQSGQKIDTTVSMNGKAATVAFAQPIAVGTNMDVYLRDVNTRWKYPKTWFFPISGSVGGVNIPFGLGRIQTYGH from the coding sequence ATGTTAAAAAGGTTGATTTATGCCACCGTATCTACACTAGCACTTCTAACTTCGGTTCCCGCTTTACAAGCTGAGGATGTTTCGTCTAGTCCTAAAGCTACCCAAATTATTCACAGTAGTGCGATTCCTAATAATGCAGGTGCCCCCAGACCAACCTACCATTTTGAAATCCGCGTTGGCGGTGGGTCTCTTTCGCAGATGACAATTGATATACCAGAGGAGGTGGCGATTGGCGAGATAGAAGTTAAATCTCAGTCAGGGCAAAAAATTGACACCACTGTCTCTATGAATGGCAAGGCGGCGACAGTGGCTTTTGCACAGCCGATCGCTGTAGGCACTAATATGGATGTTTACCTGAGAGATGTAAATACTAGATGGAAGTATCCTAAGACATGGTTTTTCCCCATTTCTGGCAGTGTTGGGGGTGTAAATATCCCATTTGGACTGGGCCGAATTCAGACCTACGGTCACTAA
- a CDS encoding Rpn family recombination-promoting nuclease/putative transposase, whose translation MTTFINPKTDFAFKKIFGSKKSKDILISFLNAILYEEKETILDVEIIDPYQAPRIKGMKDSYLDVKATIAGNKTVIIEMQVLNVLGFEKRVLYNAAKAFSIQLSVGEDYTLLNPVIALTITDFEMFPEQERIISRYRLKEKDDLTDYSDDIELVFVELPKFKRELDQLETLTDKWLYFLRSANKLQTAPPNLDEVPALHHAFEVAKQSKLSKKELELLEKREMFLHDNRNAILKARQDGRAEGHAEGRAEGEREKAIAIARSLLGLLDIETISQKTGIGIAEIQALL comes from the coding sequence ATGACGACATTTATCAACCCCAAAACTGACTTTGCTTTCAAGAAAATCTTTGGCTCTAAAAAGAGCAAAGATATTCTAATTAGTTTCCTCAATGCCATTCTCTATGAAGAGAAAGAAACTATTCTCGATGTAGAAATTATCGATCCCTACCAGGCTCCACGCATTAAAGGGATGAAAGATTCTTATCTCGATGTCAAAGCCACGATCGCAGGTAATAAAACCGTGATTATTGAAATGCAGGTATTGAATGTGTTGGGGTTTGAAAAACGGGTACTCTACAATGCTGCCAAAGCCTTTTCGATTCAACTGTCTGTTGGGGAAGATTACACATTACTAAATCCTGTGATTGCCCTAACGATAACCGATTTTGAGATGTTTCCAGAGCAAGAACGGATCATCTCCCGTTATCGCCTCAAGGAGAAAGACGATTTGACCGACTACAGCGATGATATTGAGCTAGTGTTTGTGGAGTTGCCTAAATTCAAGCGTGAATTAGATCAGTTGGAAACCCTGACCGATAAATGGTTGTACTTTCTGCGATCTGCTAACAAGCTTCAAACAGCACCACCAAATTTAGATGAGGTGCCAGCACTTCATCACGCTTTTGAGGTCGCGAAGCAAAGTAAACTGAGCAAAAAGGAACTAGAACTATTAGAAAAGCGAGAAATGTTTTTGCATGATAATCGCAACGCAATTTTAAAGGCAAGACAGGATGGTCGAGCTGAAGGTCATGCTGAAGGTCGAGCTGAAGGTGAGCGGGAGAAAGCAATAGCGATCGCCCGCTCCCTTCTTGGTCTACTCGACATCGAAACTATCAGCCAGAAAACTGGTATAGGTATTGCGGAAATTCAGGCACTCTTGTAG